tggtgtgtccgcaatgtggatgacattttaaacctctttgtgcagtgagagcagctgaatggtttctcctcagtgtgaatgcgctgatgggACAACAGATCCTCAGAACCTTTGAAggcactcccacagtcagagcatttaaagggtctctcattggtgtgagtgactttGTGTCTCAGCAGGGTCGATGAAtaaccaaatcccttcccacagtcgctgcaggtgaatggcctatccccggtgtgaacctgctggtgtctccgcaatgtggatgaccttctaaacctctttgtgcagtgagagcagctgaacggtctctcctcagtgtgaatgtgctggtggatcATTAGTACCTTAGAGCTTTTGAAATccatcccacagtcagagcatttaaaaggtctctcattggtgtgagagaCATTGTGTCTGACCAGGCTGGAtgattgaatgaatcccttcccacacacagagcagatgaaaggcctctctccCGTGTGAATTCGGCAGTGTCTATGCAGGGCGGGTAAGTGTGCGAATCCCCTCCCACAGACAGAGcacgtgaatggcttctctccggtgtgaattcgctggtgtgtctggagGGTAGCTAagtgagtgaatccattcccacacacagagcagatgaatggcctttccccggtgtgaacccgctggtgtgcctgcaggttggatgactgaatgaaactcttcccacacacagagcatctGAATGGCTTCTCACCTGTGTGAATTCGCCTATGTGACAGCAGGTGGGCTAGCtgactgaattccttcccacactgagagcaggggaatggcctctcccctgtgtgaaatcgctggtgtgtctgcagactatgtaactgagtgaatcctttcccacattcagtgcaggtgaatggtttctccccggtgtgaactcgctggtgtcgccGCAGGCTGgacgaatcactgaatccctttctGCACTTCAGGCAGCTGAACGGCCTAGTCCCAGCATGACTGCGTTGGTGGGTTTTCAACTGAGACGAGtacctaaatcccttcccacagtcctcacaagtCCACCCTTTCTCCATGGTGCAGGTGCCCTTGTGTCTCCAGACCAATCAGTTGAAGTcttacacgtgtacggtctctgcccactgtgaatggtgcaatgttttttcaggctgtgtaactggttacagctctttccacagtcagtggaacactctcactcaggtgtttgagtgtgtctcggtgcttttccagtcacactgatggttcaaGCCTTCTGAAGCAGACAGAACGGACAAACACTTATCCTTCCAGGTTTAAAAAACAAGAATATTCTGCACCCGAGTGCCTGAGTAATGCAGTCAG
This portion of the Scyliorhinus torazame isolate Kashiwa2021f chromosome 5, sScyTor2.1, whole genome shotgun sequence genome encodes:
- the LOC140420625 gene encoding uncharacterized protein; this translates as MEKGWTCEDCGKGFRYSSQLKTHQRSHAGTRPFSCLKCRKGFSDSSSLRRHQRVHTGEKPFTCTECGKGFTQLHSLQTHQRFHTGERPFPCSQCGKEFSQLAHLLSHRRIHTGEKPFRCSVCGKSFIQSSNLQAHQRVHTGERPFICSVCGNGFTHLATLQTHQRIHTGEKPFTCSVCGRGFAHLPALHRHCRIHTGERPFICSVCGKGFIQSSSLVRHNVSHTNERPFKCSDCGMDFKSSKVLMIHQHIHTEERPFSCSHCTKRFRRSSTLRRHQQVHTGDRPFTCSDCGKGFGYSSTLLRHKVTHTNERPFKCSDCGSAFKGSEDLLSHQRIHTEEKPFSCSHCTKRFKMSSTLRTHQRVHTGERPFTCTVCGKGFGDLSTLLSHNVTHTHERPFKCSDCGMDFKSSKVLMIHQRIHTEERPFGCSHCTKRFKTSSTLRRHQRVHTGESHSPVSCVGRDSLGHSIC